The window aataaaaatgtacattcatatttatatatctatactcTTATTTGAAAAGTAATTTTACTCATTTATCATATTCTCTGTCATTTTAAACACaaatcattaattttaataaacaaataggtgttttcctgcaccatgtgcaacaataaaattttaaatttaaaaataaaatttgttaatgttttagattttactattttaaaccaatattttaatataaatactaatttagttaaatataaaattaataatttaatttatttaaaattatatttaagttatatttaaaatcataatttagatatatttttatttatttattttggttaagatatattaaattaacttgtataaaataaaataaaattgatattattttttataattatcaaaatataaaaccaaacaTTATTTCTAAAATATGTAGATATCAAAATTGTATAACATTTCAAAATCttgttaataataaaaattgtataattataaaatatacttaaataatatttcaaaaaatttaagatatttcaTATTTCTATTATCATATTATCTAATgacatattttaatagatttattttaatgatgatacgagttattaccatattattaaaagttaccaaaaataaaatttaaaagtaaatgtAGTATGTCATATCACATTTAACTATAAGTCATGTTACCAATTCTAGTATATCATATtacatttttttggtaaaaataattGTAGAGATGACATGTGTTAAATCATTTCATAAATAATGTTCTCAATATTGTCTAGGGGATTTTTTAGACTATATAATATTTGTGTGTTCAAAGTTTTAAGTTAACAACAACAAATGCGTACTTATCCATTGACTTTGTTACTGGAAGTCAAAATCGGTTAAACCGGGTTTTGCGCTGAACCATCGGGAAGCTAACGACGGCGATGCAGATATGCGTTTCAAGCTTCACGACGTTCACATCCGTCGTACAATCTCTTCTTTAGCCGAATCCTACACTTCTCCAGCTTCGGTCAGCTCCGGAATCAGAGCCTTAGTTCAGAAAGCAGAGTATCTACAAGCTCTGCATCTATACACTAACCATGACAACTCTTCTCCACTGTGCACTTCCGTCTTCACATTCCCTTCTCTTCTCAAAGCTTGCTCTTCTCTTCAAAACCTCGCTTACGGCAAAACCATTCACGCTTCGATCATCCTGTTGGGTTTGCGACAAGACCCTTTCGTTGCGACTTCGCTTGTCAATATGTACGTAAAGTGTGGATCTTTAGATAATGCCGTCCAAGTGTTCGACGGTTTGTCTCGGTGTGGAGATGTCACGGTTTGGAACTCTTTGATTGATGGGTACTTTAAATTTCGTAGATACAAGGATGGGTTTGATCTGTTTCGTCGAATGGTGGTGGTGGGTGTGAGACCTGATGCGTTCTCGTTGTCCATTTTGTGTAAAGGAGGAGACTTTAGGAGGAGAGAGGGAAAACAGATTCATGGGTATATGGTGAGGAACTCTTTAGGTGATGACTCGTTCTTGAAAACTGCTTTGATTGATATGTATTTCAAGTTTGGGTTAGGGACATACGCGTGGCGTGTGTTTTTGGAGGTTGAGGATAAGTCGAATGTTGTTCTGTGGAATGTGATGATTGTTGGGTTTGGTGATAGTGGGAGCAGTGAATGTAGCTTGGAGTTGTATGTGCTGGCTAAGAGTAACAGTGTCAAGCTTGTTTCCACTTCTTTCACTGGGGTTCTTGGTGCATGTGGTAGAAGTGagaattttgtttttggtaGACAGATACATTGCGACGTGGTGAAGATGGGACTTGACAATGACCCTTATGTTTGTACTTCTCTGCTGTTAATGTATTCAAAGTGTTGTATGGTTGGTGAGGCAGAAACTGTGTTCAGTTGCATTTTGGATAAGAGACTTGAAATATGGAACGCGATGGTTGCAGCTTATGCAGAGAATGGTTATGGACACGGTGCTTTGGAGTTGTTCAGTTTGATGAGAGAGGATCGTGTCTTGCCTGATTCTTTTACCTTGTCAAATGTTATATCCTGTTGCAGCATGTTAGGGTTGTATGACTATGGCAAATCAGTCCATGCGGAACTGTTTAAGAGACCCATACAAAGCACGCCTGCAATAGAGAGTTCTTTACTCACTCTGTACTCTAAAAGCGGATGTGATACTGATGCCTATTTAATCTTCAAGTTAATGGAAGAGAAAGATGTGATTGCGTGGGGCTCCCTAATCTCAGGACTTTGCAAGAATGGGAAATTCGAAGAGGCTCTGAGAGCTTTTGGGTCCAtgaaagatgatgatgataggcTAAAACCTGATTCTGATATTATGACCAGTGTTATAAACGCATGCGCAGGATCAGAGGTTCTTACTCTTGGCCTCCAATTTCATGGTGGAATGATTAAAACTGGTCTAGTGCTGGATGTTTTTGTTGGCAGCTCCCTTATCGATCTGTATTCCAAGTGTGGCTTACCAGAAACGGCTTTCAAAGTTTTCACTAGCATGAGAACGGACAACATTGTTGCCTGGAACTCAATGATCTCTTGCTACAGCCGAAACAGCCTTCCTGAACTATCTATAGAACTTTTCAGTCTAATGCTCAATCACGGTGTCTTCCCAGATTCAGTATCCATCACAAGTGTCCTTGTTGCAATCTCATCAACTGCAAGCTTGCTTAAAGGGAAGAGCCTACATGGTTATACATTAAGACTCGACATTGCTTCAGATACTCACCTGAAAAACGCTTTGATTGATATGTATGTAAAGTGCGGGTTGTCCAAGTATGCAGAGAATATCTTCAGGAAAATGGAGCATAAAAGCCTGATCACTTGGAATCTAATGATATATGGTTATGGATCCCATGGAGATTGTCATAGAGCATTGAGTCTGTTCGATGAGATGAAGAAGGCAGGAGAATCGCCAGACGATGTGACGTTCCTGTCTTGGATTTCAGCCTGCAGTCATTCGGGTTTTGTCCAGGAGGGTAAAAACATTTTTGAGATCATGAAACAAGACTATGGCATTGCACCAAAAATGGAGCATTATGCAAATATGGTGGATCTTCTAGGACGTGCCGGTCACTTAGAAGAAGCTTACAGTTTCATAAAAGCAATGCCTATTGAGCCAGACAGTAGTATATGGCTCTGCCTCTTATCTGCGTCGAGAACTCATCATAATCTGGAGCTTGGGATATTGTCCGCTGAGAAGTTGCTGAGGATGGAACCGGAAAGAGGTGGTAACTATGTTCAGTTAATTAATCTTTACATGGAAGCAGGATTGAAGAAAGAAGCGGCTAACTTGTTGAGAGAGACGAAGGAGAAAGGGTTGCAGAAAAATCCAGGTTGTAGCTGGATTGAAGTGAGCAATCTCACTCATGTTTTCTTTTCAGGAGGTTCTTCATCTCTAATGACGTCTGAGATCTTTAATGTATTGAATAGCTTAAAGAGTAACATGACAGATGAGGATGAGGTGACTTGAACAAGATAATGTAATTCCGAGAATGGTGACTTTACATCATTCATACTTCTcagaaacacacacaaaacactCTCTGTGGCAGTGTAGAGTAAAAATAGACATTCTTGGGGATTCAAATGAATGATTATCACAAATAATTTGTTGGTTGCTTGAGTCATCTGGAGATGCTCTCCAAAAAATGTACATTGTACGCCTCTACTGTTCATCACATTCCAGATGAGGTTCGGTTAATGCGTTGGGCACCAAGTTTGGGAGCTGCAGGTTTGGCTCCTCGGCCACGACCAGAAGACAAAGGTTTTGCTCTGGTGGTTGGTGGTGGAGCAGCAATGGCAGCCCAGGGGTCTTCATCATCAGATTGTACTGACTTCTTCAAGTTCAACGGTCTTGAAGTAGTTGCAGGTGGAGGAGCTGCTATGGATCCCCACAAGTCATCGTCTTCCAATTTCGCAGTTGCTTTTGCCGTGCTAACCTTTGGTCTTGAGCTTGTAGCTACACAaaaccatatgacttttaggagGCTTAACAAAAATGTGTCGAGGTGAACTGATTCAGGCTAAAGATTGGTACCTGGAGGTCTAGAAGGCTGGGACACAGGTCGTTTTTGAGCTGCTTGAATGTTTGAGAGAGCTGGAGCAGGTTTTGGTTCATCAATAGGATCGAGATCCCAACCGTCTTTGTCGCTCTCATGACCTTCGTTAATGTCATTCTCAATGTCTCCCCAACCATCTGTTGATGTTGGAGATGGTGGGGCGGGTTGATCTGTGAAGTCAGAGTTGGCACGTGTATGATGACTGGCTTTGACACTCGGAGCCTCCGTTGCTGAAGAAGATTCAcaagaaataaacaaaataggaaaagaaaaaagtatTGACAAATGTATTAACTAATTATACGAACAGTGATCAACTATCTGATAATCGAAGGTTTCTTTTACTATATATCTGCGATTGCACATTTCAACAAATTATACGTCCATGGTTGCAAGAAAAGTATGGTAAGTGATCTCAGGTGTACCTGTGGTTGTCGCATTTGAGGCAGCAGAAGCTAGGGATGgtgctgaagaagaagaagcaagagacGCTTGATCTAATGGCTTACCCTTGAGAGTCAAAGAACTCATAGCCCATCTAGAAGAATAAGTAAACTAGTTCAGTTAGTATACCAAGCACACTGACCaatgttcatatatatatatatatagttcattTACTATACTCACCCGATCAGACCAGCTGTTTCAGGTATAGCTGAGGCTCCTCCGGTGGCTCCTGCCTCTCCAGCGTTTGTCTATcaacaaaccaaacaaaactCAGTTATGTCCATTCCCAACATCTCAAGGAAAGAGTTCGGTAGAGCTATTATTCCTTACCTTCTCATAGTTCTGTTTCAGTATCTGAAGAAACTGTTCTACAGCCTGAAATGCCTTGGATCGAACCTCGCTATTAAGGAAAAACGAGTGAAAATGCTTAACTTTTTGTCCTAGTGACGATACTAGACAAAAAGAAGGAACGTCAAGCACTTAAATAACGAACCTGTCTTGATCAATGGTTAGCACAACAATATTTGGAAGAATCCTAGTTGCTATCTCAGTGTCGTCATAAGTGGTACTAGTGGCACATAACGCAACAATACCTGCGTTAAGCAAAATCTAGTGAGATGATGAAAGATAGGAAACAAGATACCAGCAGGAACATCCCAAACCGAATGAAAAAGAACCAAAAACATCCTACATACCTGCACCACGAGCTGGTGGAAATGTATCCCGCAAGGCACGCACTGTAAAAGCATTAATCAAAACTCTTTTCCTTGTCTGCAATATATTTCATGATTAGgcacaaacaaaaacaatagaggtaacaaaataatcaaaagaaGGTAGTGAAGACTAACCCCTTCATTTAGGTAGGTGGCAATATTCCCCAGTAATATAGTGGTATTGGTTCTGATTGCAGGCTCTTCATCCACCTGaagataatataaaatttaaaccacAACGAATCATATATGGGGAAAGAAACTTGTCAAAGATATTGAGGTAGCACCGTGGCAGATACAAACCTGTAATTTGGAAAGGTATTTCAAGAGGGATCCAGAAAGTGTACGCTGAGAAAGCTGCAGCCACATAAaagaaaagatatataaatattagataCAAATACAATTGGATTGtggaaaaaaaaagttggaaGAGTAAAGCTACCTTTGGAGCTAAAACGAGCATTGACTTAAGAGTCAGCTCTCGTAGAAAGGCAGATGTGTCCGCAAATCCAGTAGCAACATGAGGGTATACCTTTACAAAACACACAGTACAGTGAGTGTTAATGTTAAAAGCATGCAGCCAGACTGCGTTGCTGCCGAACATCCATACTCAAAACACTTTCTAGGCCAAAGAAGATAAAATAAACTTACTTGTTCGTCAACAATTTGTCCGGACATTGATTCTCCAAACTGATCAACATGTTGCAGAAGAGAAACTCTAATAGCTCGATCATTGGAAGCAAAAAGCTTGACTATTGTTGGCAGCACCTAATAGAGGAGGAACTTCAGGAATTAACTGAAATATATTCATATGCAATTGAGTTGTTTAGAGGATTTTAATAGAGACGTTGAACAACCTTGACTTTGAAATCTTCAGCTGATAACCATGAACCCATCTTGAGTAAAGCAGTTAATGCAGGGGCAACAGCTGAACCAAATTCAAGAGAAGAGGCTAATAAAGGAAGAATCTGCATCAACCACAAGGTTTAGTCAAATAACAAAACGTGAAATCATAATACTCAAAAGGCAAACTACTTTCTTACTACCCCGAATAATTCAGATTCACACCTTCTTAAGCACGATCTCGCGAGGAAGCTGTTCAGCAACATTTGGTAGTTTACGGAAGAAAGTGTCCTTTTCAACACTGTCTTTCAAGTTAAGAATATCCATAAAATGTATGGTGTCCACCAGCTTATTTTGGAAATACTCTGCAAATGATAAGAATCAAGAGATGAGAGATTGTCAAAGATAACTGAGAGATATAACACCGTTACAAACATGCAAAAGCCCAGAGAGggtcaaaacaaaaatacagagaaaaaaacaagccgagaattaaaaataaacaatgtAAGCTACAAATTTGTAACCAAGACAGGAAGATTACCGCCATTTTCTAGAAGTTTTGAGGTGTTCAATCTGCGAGAAGGCATGGAACTTAGGAGTCGCTGATAATCTGGAAGCAGAGACTGTGAGAAAAGAAACATTCAAACTGAAATGAAAGCCAGCTCTTAGCAAATAAAGTCATACAAACTAATAAACCATCAAAACTTTGGGGGAAACTAGGATGACAGCCAAACCTTAGGAATGCCGACAGTGTTACGTAGCTCCTCTGTTTTTCCAAGCTTAGAGCCCGAGAAGAGTTCATAAATAAGACAACCTTCAAAAAACAAGTAAATGGCTTCAACGAAGAATTGCACTCAAGTTGGCTAGTTATATAGTAAGCTAATGGAAATGGAGGTCTTACCTAAGCCCCATGAATCAATGGCCCACGGTGGAGATTTTCTAATGGCAACCCAATCAGATTTCACCATTTCCATTGGCTTGTACTGTGTTCCCACTAGCCATTCAAATGGCTGAAACCAGAAAATAAGTTTAGAAAAGATAAAAGGGCAGCAACAAACTCTGGGAATATTCCTATACTGGACACAAACAAGGACTAACACCTGACCCTTGGTActgcaaatataaaaaattagtgAATGAAGTTAAAATTGACAAGCAAAAGAAGAGTACCAGCATAGGTCCACTGGCAGATTCATTGCTCCCATCAAACTCCGATAAGACATCAAAAGCATGGAGTTTCCAGTCCAAAGTTGGTGTCACAACAACACTAGCCAGGCAAACATTTCCATGCACCTGTTGAGACAAAAGAATTATAGAAAGGAAGAAGACAAAAACATGAATGTGGTGAGAATTCAAAGTTTGCCATCACAAATTCAAGATGATAAGAAAATTTAGTACATGTTCTTAATAGTTGAAAAGTATAATGTTATAAAGAAGTGAACACTCACAAGTTTGCAGTCATTGTTCAGGAAGCTCACAGCTTTAGTTATCTGGTGTAGCCCCAAAGCAAAATATTCATCCCTAAAGGCAGgttttcaaaatcacaaaaaagttTCAGACAGGATCAAGATCACAATGTCAAGCATGATAAGGTCAAATGACAAAGCCAATATTAGGAAAAAGACAGATAAGACTGTGGCAAACTATATAATTGGCCTATTCTCTGATGCTCACAAGAAGATTTCATACCTCTGAGTGGATTTCAAGCCAAGCTCCTTTATCTTATCTGACAGCGGCATAACAGGCTCAGTGACTATGTAGATGGTAACCTTGGAAGTAGAACCATCGTGAGTTTCAACCTCCGTGCTGTGAAGAAATGAAAGTATATTTGGATGCCTCACCTGCAAAAGGAATTACTAGGTGAGAATGATGCCGATGATACCGAGAAGAGGATAAAGAAATCGACTAGATATGTCATGCATGTGTCAGTTTTGAACTTGGGAATTCTTAAGCAAGTATGGAAAAACTGATAATAAATGTCAGTGGTGCCTTCCTTCATATATCCATTACAGAGAAAGAAAAGGTAACACATAACTTCACTAGTCTGATAATTTAGAGTTTCATGTGATTGAGTAAAGAGTTCTT of the Brassica rapa cultivar Chiifu-401-42 chromosome A03, CAAS_Brap_v3.01, whole genome shotgun sequence genome contains:
- the LOC103857949 gene encoding pentatricopeptide repeat-containing protein At2g40720 yields the protein MRFKLHDVHIRRTISSLAESYTSPASVSSGIRALVQKAEYLQALHLYTNHDNSSPLCTSVFTFPSLLKACSSLQNLAYGKTIHASIILLGLRQDPFVATSLVNMYVKCGSLDNAVQVFDGLSRCGDVTVWNSLIDGYFKFRRYKDGFDLFRRMVVVGVRPDAFSLSILCKGGDFRRREGKQIHGYMVRNSLGDDSFLKTALIDMYFKFGLGTYAWRVFLEVEDKSNVVLWNVMIVGFGDSGSSECSLELYVLAKSNSVKLVSTSFTGVLGACGRSENFVFGRQIHCDVVKMGLDNDPYVCTSLLLMYSKCCMVGEAETVFSCILDKRLEIWNAMVAAYAENGYGHGALELFSLMREDRVLPDSFTLSNVISCCSMLGLYDYGKSVHAELFKRPIQSTPAIESSLLTLYSKSGCDTDAYLIFKLMEEKDVIAWGSLISGLCKNGKFEEALRAFGSMKDDDDRLKPDSDIMTSVINACAGSEVLTLGLQFHGGMIKTGLVLDVFVGSSLIDLYSKCGLPETAFKVFTSMRTDNIVAWNSMISCYSRNSLPELSIELFSLMLNHGVFPDSVSITSVLVAISSTASLLKGKSLHGYTLRLDIASDTHLKNALIDMYVKCGLSKYAENIFRKMEHKSLITWNLMIYGYGSHGDCHRALSLFDEMKKAGESPDDVTFLSWISACSHSGFVQEGKNIFEIMKQDYGIAPKMEHYANMVDLLGRAGHLEEAYSFIKAMPIEPDSSIWLCLLSASRTHHNLELGILSAEKLLRMEPERGGNYVQLINLYMEAGLKKEAANLLRETKEKGLQKNPGCSWIEVSNLTHVFFSGGSSSLMTSEIFNVLNSLKSNMTDEDEVT
- the LOC103857947 gene encoding N-terminal kinase-like protein is translated as MFKFLKGVVGGSGTGLKDLPYNIGDPYPSAWGSWNHFRGTSKDDGSPVSIFSLSGNDAQDGHLAAGRNGVKRLRTVRHPNILSFLHSTEVETHDGSTSKVTIYIVTEPVMPLSDKIKELGLKSTQRDEYFALGLHQITKAVSFLNNDCKLVHGNVCLASVVVTPTLDWKLHAFDVLSEFDGSNESASGPMLPFEWLVGTQYKPMEMVKSDWVAIRKSPPWAIDSWGLGCLIYELFSGSKLGKTEELRNTVGIPKSLLPDYQRLLSSMPSRRLNTSKLLENGEYFQNKLVDTIHFMDILNLKDSVEKDTFFRKLPNVAEQLPREIVLKKILPLLASSLEFGSAVAPALTALLKMGSWLSAEDFKVKVLPTIVKLFASNDRAIRVSLLQHVDQFGESMSGQIVDEQVYPHVATGFADTSAFLRELTLKSMLVLAPKLSQRTLSGSLLKYLSKLQVDEEPAIRTNTTILLGNIATYLNEGTRKRVLINAFTVRALRDTFPPARGAGIVALCATSTTYDDTEIATRILPNIVVLTIDQDSEVRSKAFQAVEQFLQILKQNYEKTNAGEAGATGGASAIPETAGLIGWAMSSLTLKGKPLDQASLASSSSAPSLASAASNATTTATEAPSVKASHHTRANSDFTDQPAPPSPTSTDGWGDIENDINEGHESDKDGWDLDPIDEPKPAPALSNIQAAQKRPVSQPSRPPATSSRPKVSTAKATAKLEDDDLWGSIAAPPPATTSRPLNLKKSVQSDDEDPWAAIAAPPPTTRAKPLSSGRGRGAKPAAPKLGAQRINRTSSGM